In Panacibacter ginsenosidivorans, the following proteins share a genomic window:
- a CDS encoding Mrp/NBP35 family ATP-binding protein, with translation MTENEILKALSNVQEPDLGKDLVTLNMIKDIVINGNEVSFTVVLTTPACPMKDMMKTACVNAVKILVNKEAVVKVNFTSNTSSNRKDTKQLLPGVRNIIAVVSGKGGVGKSTVAANLALAFAKGGAKVGLMDADIYGPSVPIMFGVRGERPMMKDVNGKGMIIPLESFGIKLMSIGLLVDEKNAVVWRGPMASSAIRQFVTDVDWGELDYLVIDMPPGTGDIHLTLMQTVPVTGVVIVTTPQNVALADAKKGIAMFGQAQINVPIIGLVENMAYFTPAELPDNKYYIFGKEGGKRLADEYDLAFLGQIPLVQSIREGGDNGVPAMVGDDPVSKKAFEDFAGLAARNIAIRNAKVPQTKPVAVVE, from the coding sequence ATGACAGAAAATGAAATTTTAAAGGCTTTAAGCAATGTACAGGAGCCCGATCTTGGTAAAGACCTGGTAACGCTGAACATGATAAAAGATATTGTTATTAATGGCAACGAGGTTTCTTTTACTGTGGTATTAACTACACCAGCTTGTCCAATGAAAGACATGATGAAAACAGCTTGTGTGAATGCTGTAAAAATCCTTGTTAATAAAGAAGCTGTTGTAAAAGTGAATTTTACTTCTAATACCAGCAGTAACAGAAAGGATACAAAGCAGTTATTACCCGGCGTTAGAAACATCATTGCAGTAGTGAGTGGTAAAGGTGGTGTAGGTAAAAGTACCGTTGCTGCAAACCTTGCATTGGCCTTTGCCAAAGGCGGCGCGAAAGTAGGATTGATGGATGCGGATATTTACGGACCCAGTGTACCAATTATGTTTGGCGTACGTGGAGAACGCCCCATGATGAAAGATGTAAATGGCAAAGGCATGATCATTCCGTTGGAAAGTTTTGGTATTAAACTGATGAGTATTGGTTTACTTGTTGATGAAAAGAATGCAGTGGTGTGGCGTGGGCCAATGGCAAGCAGTGCTATTCGCCAGTTTGTTACAGATGTGGACTGGGGCGAACTTGATTACCTGGTTATTGATATGCCACCTGGTACAGGAGATATTCATTTAACATTGATGCAAACAGTACCGGTAACAGGTGTAGTGATTGTTACTACGCCGCAGAATGTTGCCTTGGCCGATGCGAAAAAAGGTATAGCTATGTTTGGCCAGGCGCAGATCAATGTGCCGATAATTGGTCTTGTGGAGAACATGGCATATTTCACACCGGCAGAATTGCCCGATAATAAATATTACATTTTTGGCAAAGAAGGTGGCAAACGACTTGCCGATGAATACGATCTTGCTTTTCTCGGGCAGATACCATTGGTACAAAGCATTAGAGAAGGTGGCGATAATGGCGTGCCTGCAATGGTTGGCGATGATCCGGTTTCAAAAAAAGCGTTTGAAGATTTTGCCGGACTGGCAGCCAGGAATATTGCTATACGCAATGCAAAAGTGCCACAGACAAAACCGGTAGCTGTTGTTGAATAA
- a CDS encoding MBL fold metallo-hydrolase produces MQIIPLSEGVFTIDKTKIFVPFDLENDDLQKRPIGSLLVEVQPFVVITSKDILLLDTGLGFSRHGELQLYTNLKANNIQPQSITKVLLSHLHKDHAGGVSIKDRLGNYHLSFPNATYYVQKKEMEFAMETGFPSFMAEEISILQHEKNVVFLDGDGSIDDYIFYHVTGGHSPHHQVYWIKEKGETIFFGGDDAPQLQQMKNKFIAKYDYNGKKCMELRQLWWQQGQELGWTFLFYHDVKAPYYNSKNL; encoded by the coding sequence TATAGATAAAACAAAAATTTTTGTTCCTTTCGATCTTGAAAATGATGACCTGCAAAAAAGACCTATCGGAAGTTTACTCGTGGAAGTGCAGCCTTTTGTTGTTATCACCAGTAAAGACATTTTATTATTAGATACTGGTCTTGGTTTTTCCAGGCATGGAGAACTACAACTCTATACAAATCTTAAAGCAAATAATATACAACCACAAAGCATTACCAAAGTTTTGCTTTCACATTTACACAAAGATCATGCAGGTGGTGTAAGTATAAAAGACAGGTTGGGTAATTATCATCTTTCTTTTCCAAATGCAACATATTATGTGCAAAAAAAAGAAATGGAATTTGCTATGGAAACAGGTTTCCCTTCTTTTATGGCAGAAGAAATTTCCATTTTGCAGCATGAAAAAAATGTGGTGTTCCTCGATGGTGATGGCTCTATTGATGATTACATTTTCTATCATGTTACAGGTGGACACAGTCCGCACCACCAGGTATATTGGATAAAAGAAAAAGGTGAAACTATTTTCTTTGGTGGCGATGATGCACCTCAACTACAGCAAATGAAAAACAAGTTCATTGCCAAGTATGACTACAATGGTAAAAAATGCATGGAGCTTCGCCAGTTGTGGTGGCAGCAGGGCCAGGAACTAGGCTGGACTTTTTTATTTTACCACGATGTTAAAGCTCCTTACTATAACAGCAAAAATTTATAA